A genomic region of Alicyclobacillus sp. SO9 contains the following coding sequences:
- a CDS encoding aminotransferase class I/II-fold pyridoxal phosphate-dependent enzyme, which yields MKSATSLYDTLSPIVRNLPPSGIRRFFDLANDMEDVISLGVGEPDFVTPWHVRDSAIYALEQGHTSYTSNRGLFELREAITEYLKKFNLDYSPEDEILVTIGGSEAIDVALRAVISPGDEVLIPEPAYVSYRPCALLAGAQVTAVETKTEDNFQLTADLLENSISSRTKAVILSFPNNPTGAVMSRDRLIDIAKVIRKNNIFVISDEIYAELTYSGHHCSIASLPGMRERTIVINGMSKAFAMTGWRLGYAAAPKEILDAMLKIHQYTILCAPVMVQMAALEALKNGLPEVHRMVEKYDQRRHLIVDGLREIGLPCHNPGGAFYAFADIRATGLTSEEFAEGLLREARVAVVPGNVFGNAGEGFVRCSYATSVDRLETALVRIDSYVKSIR from the coding sequence ATGAAGAGCGCAACCAGCTTATATGATACCTTGTCCCCCATCGTTCGTAATCTTCCTCCCTCTGGTATTCGCCGTTTTTTCGACTTAGCCAACGATATGGAAGACGTGATTTCCTTGGGCGTAGGTGAACCAGACTTCGTCACACCTTGGCACGTGCGCGACTCGGCAATCTATGCGCTTGAACAGGGTCATACATCGTATACGTCAAACCGCGGCTTGTTTGAACTCAGAGAAGCCATTACTGAGTACTTAAAAAAATTCAATCTAGATTACAGCCCGGAAGACGAAATTTTGGTGACTATTGGGGGCAGTGAAGCCATCGATGTGGCTCTTCGTGCCGTAATTTCTCCCGGCGACGAAGTGCTTATTCCGGAACCAGCCTATGTATCCTACCGACCGTGCGCATTGCTGGCTGGCGCGCAGGTTACTGCAGTTGAGACGAAAACAGAAGACAATTTTCAGCTTACTGCAGATTTACTCGAAAATAGTATTTCATCCCGCACTAAAGCCGTGATATTGTCCTTCCCCAACAATCCAACAGGTGCCGTCATGTCTCGAGATAGACTCATCGACATTGCAAAAGTCATCAGGAAAAACAACATCTTTGTCATTTCAGATGAAATCTACGCCGAACTTACATACAGCGGTCACCACTGCAGTATCGCTTCGCTTCCCGGTATGCGAGAACGAACAATTGTCATCAACGGGATGTCAAAGGCTTTTGCCATGACCGGCTGGCGCCTGGGCTATGCGGCAGCACCGAAGGAAATTCTCGACGCCATGCTAAAGATTCACCAGTACACGATTCTCTGTGCGCCCGTAATGGTCCAAATGGCTGCCTTGGAAGCGCTGAAGAACGGACTCCCTGAAGTACACCGAATGGTTGAGAAGTATGACCAGAGAAGGCATCTGATAGTTGACGGGTTGCGTGAAATCGGGCTTCCCTGCCACAATCCCGGCGGGGCGTTTTACGCGTTCGCAGATATACGGGCGACGGGGCTGACGTCTGAAGAATTTGCTGAAGGGCTGCTTCGAGAAGCCAGAGTAGCAGTCGTGCCTGGTAACGTTTTCGGCAATGCGGGAGAAGGATTTGTCCGTTGTTCATATGCCACCTCTGTAGACAGACTTGAGACGGCCTTGGTTCGAATTGACTCCTATGTGAAGTCAATCCGCTGA
- a CDS encoding Lrp/AsnC family transcriptional regulator, with product MLSDDQQLEILHLLHENSRISVDTIAKVLNSTPEVVAQTISELEESNTISRYSAVINWDKTSRHHVLAVIDVTVTPQRDVGFDAIAKRIYEYPEVKSMNLMSGTYDFQVTVEGRNLHEVARFVSEKLATIENVNSTTTHFLLKTYKFDGSTFDDSDDDKRLVVSP from the coding sequence TTGCTATCTGATGACCAGCAACTTGAGATATTGCACTTATTGCACGAAAATTCCCGCATATCTGTGGATACCATAGCCAAAGTGTTGAACTCGACCCCTGAAGTAGTTGCGCAAACCATCTCCGAACTGGAAGAAAGTAATACAATTTCACGGTATTCAGCGGTGATAAATTGGGACAAGACTTCCCGACACCACGTCCTGGCTGTCATCGATGTTACCGTGACGCCGCAGCGCGATGTTGGATTCGATGCCATTGCGAAGCGGATCTACGAATATCCGGAAGTAAAAAGTATGAATCTGATGTCTGGAACTTATGACTTTCAGGTCACAGTTGAAGGGCGCAATCTGCATGAGGTTGCTCGATTCGTGTCTGAAAAACTTGCTACCATAGAAAACGTAAACTCCACTACGACACACTTTCTCTTGAAAACCTACAAGTTTGACGGATCCACATTTGACGACAGTGACGACGATAAGCGATTGGTGGTTTCTCCGTGA
- a CDS encoding DoxX family protein — protein sequence MFFTNFLRKNVWAAAVLTVLRVYVGWHFLTAGWDKLTGGFSANGFLANAVKNPVMQAHSKTALQYPVYHSFLQHFALPNAGLFNFIVPWGEFLVGIGLITGVLTTAAMFFGLVMNFSYMMAGVVSVNPLLVLLGIFVIVAGFNAGKFGGDYWVIPYVRKGCARLFKLEVELPGSNRNKASH from the coding sequence ATGTTCTTTACTAATTTTCTCCGCAAAAATGTCTGGGCAGCCGCCGTTCTAACGGTTCTTCGGGTATATGTCGGCTGGCACTTTCTCACAGCCGGATGGGATAAACTTACTGGGGGATTTTCCGCAAACGGCTTTCTCGCCAATGCTGTAAAGAATCCCGTCATGCAAGCACATAGCAAGACAGCGCTGCAATATCCCGTGTACCACTCATTTCTTCAGCACTTTGCGCTGCCAAACGCGGGTTTATTCAATTTTATCGTCCCCTGGGGTGAGTTTCTGGTTGGTATCGGCCTCATCACAGGTGTCTTGACAACTGCTGCAATGTTCTTCGGCCTGGTGATGAATTTCTCTTACATGATGGCAGGGGTCGTCTCGGTAAATCCCTTGCTGGTCCTCCTTGGCATCTTTGTTATTGTTGCCGGGTTCAATGCAGGCAAATTTGGCGGAGACTACTGGGTCATTCCGTATGTACGAAAGGGCTGTGCCAGACTCTTTAAGCTTGAGGTAGAGCTGCCTGGATCAAACCGAAACAAAGCATCTCACTAA